Proteins encoded together in one Janthinobacterium tructae window:
- a CDS encoding ABC transporter substrate-binding protein, giving the protein MMFLRKTACAAGLALLTLFAVPAHAATDARANKTLHLFLSTSETGLDPAVASDLASLNLMENIFDPLLRYDYLARPVQLQGNTTRGMPSLEDGGRTYTFHLQPGIFFTPDPAFKGQPREVTAQDYVYSLTRLYDPSLKSPWLFLLEDKLVGDAALKAKFSYDTPIAGLQALDKYTLRIRLNAIDPNFLFYLAMPATAVVAREVAEAYPAAGQIGNHPVGTGPFLVKEWKRSDKIVLQANPTFRATVFHTEAKALAALPVDARAIATALEGKQLPLVERIEVRIVEEYQSRMLGFLKGEFDYLEQVPESMTDMVLENGALKPALAAKGLQLTRFPVLQTYYMWMNMDDPVLGGTSKDKLALRRAIALSYNSREDIGLLKKGLALPAQSPLPPNVLGYDKAYRSPVGYDPALARALLDRFGYKVGVDGFRTQPDGTSLLLTMHTEPSTVGRLRDELWRRNLNAIGLRVEFKSDKKTEIIKASRLGKVQMFETNWIADFPDGDNFMQLLYGGNVGRANYARFNLPDYNKRYEEARLLSDTPRRRSLYFDLFQLIHAYTPWVLLTHPISADLQQPWLKNYRRHPVEFTSWRYLDVDPAKGRPAGK; this is encoded by the coding sequence ATGATGTTTTTACGCAAAACCGCCTGCGCCGCCGGCCTGGCCCTGTTGACGCTGTTCGCTGTACCGGCCCACGCCGCCACCGATGCCCGCGCGAACAAGACCTTGCACTTGTTTTTGAGCACCAGCGAGACGGGCCTGGACCCGGCCGTGGCGTCGGACCTGGCCAGCCTGAACTTGATGGAAAACATCTTTGACCCGCTGCTGCGCTATGACTACCTGGCGCGGCCGGTGCAGCTGCAGGGCAACACGACACGCGGCATGCCAAGCTTGGAAGATGGCGGACGCACCTATACCTTTCACTTGCAGCCCGGTATTTTCTTCACGCCCGATCCCGCCTTCAAGGGCCAGCCGCGCGAAGTGACGGCGCAGGATTATGTGTACAGCCTGACGCGGCTGTATGACCCCAGCCTGAAGTCGCCGTGGCTGTTCTTGCTGGAAGATAAGCTGGTGGGCGATGCGGCCCTGAAAGCCAAATTCAGCTACGACACGCCGATCGCCGGCTTGCAGGCGCTGGACAAATACACCTTGCGCATCCGCCTCAACGCCATCGACCCGAACTTCCTGTTTTACCTGGCCATGCCGGCGACAGCTGTGGTGGCGCGCGAGGTGGCCGAAGCGTACCCGGCGGCAGGGCAGATCGGTAATCACCCCGTGGGCACGGGGCCGTTCCTGGTGAAGGAGTGGAAACGCAGCGACAAGATCGTGCTGCAGGCCAATCCGACTTTCCGTGCCACCGTGTTCCATACCGAGGCCAAGGCGCTGGCTGCCTTGCCGGTCGACGCGCGCGCCATCGCCACTGCGCTGGAAGGCAAGCAATTACCGCTGGTCGAGCGCATCGAGGTGCGCATCGTCGAGGAATATCAATCGCGCATGCTGGGTTTCCTGAAAGGTGAATTCGATTACCTGGAGCAAGTGCCGGAATCGATGACGGACATGGTGCTGGAAAACGGCGCCCTGAAACCGGCGCTGGCCGCCAAGGGCTTGCAACTGACGCGCTTTCCCGTGCTGCAGACGTATTACATGTGGATGAACATGGACGACCCCGTGCTGGGTGGCACGAGCAAGGACAAGCTGGCCCTGCGGCGCGCCATCGCCCTCAGCTACAACAGCCGCGAAGACATCGGGCTGCTGAAAAAGGGTCTGGCCTTGCCGGCGCAGTCGCCGCTGCCGCCGAATGTGCTTGGTTACGACAAGGCTTACCGTAGCCCCGTCGGCTACGATCCGGCGCTAGCGCGCGCCCTGCTGGACCGTTTTGGCTACAAGGTGGGCGTCGATGGTTTCCGCACCCAGCCCGATGGCACGTCTTTGCTGCTGACCATGCACACGGAGCCGAGCACGGTGGGACGGCTGCGCGATGAATTGTGGCGCCGCAACCTGAATGCCATCGGTCTGCGTGTGGAGTTCAAGAGCGACAAGAAGACGGAAATTATCAAGGCGTCGCGCCTGGGCAAGGTGCAGATGTTCGAGACCAACTGGATCGCCGACTTCCCCGATGGCGATAACTTTATGCAATTGTTGTATGGCGGCAACGTTGGCCGCGCCAACTATGCCCGCTTCAACTTGCCCGATTACAATAAACGCTATGAGGAGGCGCGCCTGCTATCCGATACGCCGCGCCGACGCAGTCTGTACTTCGACCTGTTTCAGCTGATCCACGCTTACACGCCGTGGGTGTTGCTGACGCATCCCATCTCTGCCGACCTGCAGCAACCGTGGCTAAAAAACTACAGGCGCCACCCCGTGGAATTCACGTCCTGGCGCTATCTGGACGTCGATCCCGCCAAGGGCCGCCCCGCAGGCAAGTGA
- a CDS encoding nucleoside recognition domain-containing protein, translated as MALNYIWSGFFLVGFLAAVLQWLFLGDTDIFKRIIDGTFETARMGVMDIALPLAGVMTLWLGIMNIGEKAGIVGWLAKVIAPFFSRIFPEIPKDHPATGHMVMNFSANLLGLDNAATPFGLKAMESLQTLNPNKEEATNAQIMFLVLHTSGLTLIPLAIMAQRSILGAADPSDIFIPCMIATYVATVVGIITVSIKQRINLLNRVVLGWMGGMTSAIVAMIWYFTQYLTKQEIELVSKVVSNLVLISVIAIFIIGALRKKVNVYDAFIEGAKGGIQTSITVIPYLVGMLVAISVIRNAGVFNFLMSGMNWFFANLGINTDFVPALPTAMMKPLSGSGSKAMMIDAMNTYGVDSFVGRLACVFQGSADTTFYIVALYFGSVGIRKTRYAITAGLIADFAGVVTAVFVAYVFFH; from the coding sequence ATGGCACTTAATTACATCTGGTCCGGCTTTTTCCTCGTTGGCTTCCTGGCCGCAGTGCTGCAGTGGCTGTTTCTCGGCGATACCGATATCTTCAAGCGCATCATCGACGGCACGTTCGAGACGGCGCGCATGGGCGTGATGGATATCGCCCTGCCGCTGGCGGGCGTGATGACCTTGTGGCTGGGCATCATGAACATCGGTGAAAAGGCGGGCATCGTCGGCTGGCTGGCGAAAGTGATCGCTCCCTTCTTTTCGCGCATCTTCCCGGAAATTCCGAAAGACCACCCGGCCACGGGCCACATGGTGATGAATTTCTCGGCCAACCTGCTGGGCCTGGACAATGCGGCCACGCCGTTCGGCTTGAAAGCCATGGAAAGCCTGCAGACCTTGAACCCGAACAAGGAAGAGGCGACGAATGCGCAAATCATGTTTTTGGTGCTGCACACCTCGGGCCTGACCCTGATTCCGCTGGCCATCATGGCGCAGCGCTCGATTCTCGGCGCAGCCGACCCGTCCGACATCTTTATCCCCTGCATGATCGCCACCTATGTGGCCACTGTGGTCGGCATCATCACGGTGTCCATCAAGCAACGCATCAACCTGCTCAACCGCGTCGTGCTGGGCTGGATGGGCGGCATGACGAGCGCCATCGTCGCCATGATCTGGTACTTCACACAATACCTGACGAAACAGGAAATCGAACTGGTCTCGAAAGTGGTCAGCAACCTGGTATTGATCAGCGTCATTGCCATCTTCATCATCGGCGCCCTGCGCAAGAAGGTGAACGTGTATGACGCCTTCATCGAGGGGGCGAAGGGCGGCATCCAGACCTCGATTACCGTGATTCCCTACCTGGTCGGCATGCTGGTGGCCATCAGCGTGATCCGCAACGCGGGCGTGTTCAATTTCCTGATGAGCGGCATGAACTGGTTCTTCGCCAACCTGGGCATCAATACGGACTTCGTGCCGGCCTTGCCGACGGCCATGATGAAGCCGCTCAGCGGTTCAGGCTCGAAAGCCATGATGATCGACGCCATGAACACCTACGGCGTCGACTCGTTCGTCGGGCGCCTGGCCTGCGTCTTCCAGGGCTCGGCCGACACCACCTTCTATATCGTGGCCCTGTACTTCGGCTCGGTGGGCATCCGCAAGACGCGCTATGCGATCACGGCCGGCCTCATCGCCGATTTCGCTGGCGTGGTCACGGCCGTCTTTGTCGCCTACGTCTTTTTCCACTAA
- the dacB gene encoding D-alanyl-D-alanine carboxypeptidase/D-alanyl-D-alanine endopeptidase, with the protein MLRPVLMAALLAGLGLSTAHAQLPESVSLLLRSANIPEDAMGAIVLRGNATVLSHGAERSMQPASTMKLVTTAVGLEQLGPIFRGRTELRTSADVINGVLKGDLILRGGADTDFNADVLAHMLQTLRNQGIVKIKGDLILDRQLFQPARPDIGTPPFDESAEFRYNVIPDALLLNTNLLDINMNSTDRQLSILMQPPLENVSITSDMKLVKGSCARWEDGWRPPEYRRDASGKLQVILHGTFPQNCSKATSINVLDRNDYADRLFRATWKRLGGTITGTVREAPLTGLPPTAEPVGTRMLADHVARALPEVLRDINKTSDNTLARTLFLSLGSLQSDGWLGSRPVAMAAPEDTANRARLVIQEWFQRHYIDTQGMLIDNGSGLSRTGRIAPAQLAGVLQAMQQSPWAPEFQSSLPIVALDGTMRKRLLNSPAAARARIKTGTLKNVVAIAGYVPDANNQLCVVVAMINSDLVGNGNGRAAVDALIEWVARSGATPVVAGQ; encoded by the coding sequence ATGTTACGTCCTGTTCTGATGGCTGCGCTGTTGGCGGGTCTTGGCCTGTCGACTGCCCACGCGCAATTGCCCGAATCCGTCAGCCTGCTGCTGCGCAGCGCGAATATTCCCGAAGACGCCATGGGCGCCATCGTCTTGCGCGGCAACGCCACCGTGCTGTCGCATGGCGCCGAACGCAGCATGCAGCCCGCGTCCACCATGAAACTGGTGACAACGGCCGTGGGCCTGGAGCAATTGGGCCCCATCTTCCGCGGCCGCACGGAATTGCGCACCAGCGCCGACGTCATCAATGGCGTACTGAAAGGCGACCTGATCCTGCGCGGCGGCGCCGACACGGATTTCAACGCGGACGTGCTGGCACACATGCTGCAAACCCTGCGCAACCAGGGTATCGTCAAAATCAAGGGCGACCTGATCCTCGACCGCCAGCTGTTCCAGCCGGCCCGGCCCGATATCGGTACGCCGCCCTTCGATGAGTCGGCCGAGTTCCGCTACAACGTCATTCCCGATGCCTTGTTGCTGAACACCAATTTGCTCGATATCAACATGAACTCGACGGACCGGCAATTGAGCATCCTGATGCAGCCGCCGCTGGAGAACGTCAGCATCACCAGCGACATGAAACTGGTCAAGGGCAGCTGTGCCCGGTGGGAAGACGGTTGGCGCCCGCCTGAATACCGGCGCGATGCGAGCGGCAAGCTGCAGGTGATCTTGCACGGCACCTTCCCGCAAAATTGCAGCAAGGCCACCAGCATCAATGTACTCGATCGCAACGATTATGCAGACCGCTTGTTCCGTGCAACATGGAAACGCCTGGGCGGCACGATCACGGGCACGGTACGCGAAGCGCCATTGACGGGCTTGCCGCCGACGGCCGAGCCGGTCGGCACGCGCATGCTGGCCGACCATGTGGCGCGTGCCTTGCCGGAAGTGCTGCGCGATATCAACAAGACCTCCGATAACACCCTGGCCCGCACCTTGTTCCTGAGCCTGGGCAGCTTGCAGAGCGATGGCTGGCTGGGCAGCCGCCCCGTTGCCATGGCGGCGCCGGAAGATACAGCCAATCGGGCGCGACTGGTGATCCAGGAATGGTTCCAGCGGCACTATATCGACACCCAGGGCATGCTGATCGACAACGGATCCGGCTTGTCGCGCACGGGGCGCATTGCGCCAGCACAACTGGCAGGCGTGCTGCAAGCGATGCAGCAAAGTCCGTGGGCGCCCGAGTTCCAGTCGAGCCTGCCCATCGTCGCACTGGACGGCACCATGCGCAAGCGCCTGCTGAACAGCCCGGCCGCCGCGCGCGCCCGCATCAAGACGGGCACATTGAAGAATGTGGTGGCCATCGCCGGCTATGTACCTGACGCCAACAACCAGCTATGCGTGGTGGTCGCCATGATCAATAGCGACCTGGTGGGCAATGGCAATGGCCGCGCCGCCGTCGATGCGCTGATCGAGTGGGTCGCAAGGAGCGGCGCCACGCCGGTGGTTGCCGGTCAATAA
- a CDS encoding tartrate dehydrogenase produces the protein MPTHRIAVIAGDGIGNEVMPEGLRVVEAAARRFNIDLQFTTMAWANCDYYLEHGQMMPSDWFAQLKDFDAIYFGAVGWPDKVPDHISLWGSLLKFRREFDEYVNLRPVRLMPGVPCPLANKKPGDIDFYVVRENTEGEYSSVGGRMFEGTERETVLQESVFTRKGVDRILKYAFELAQSRPKKHLTSATKSNGIAISMPFWDERVEVMAPAFPDVQWDKYHIDILAARFVLSPERFDVVVASNLFGDILSDLGPACTGTIAIAPSANINPQRTFPSVFEPVHGSAPDIYGRNIANPIGMIWSGAMMLDFLGNGDANYTAAHDAILGAIEQVLEHGPRTPDMGGGASTTEVGMAVAELLK, from the coding sequence ATGCCCACACACAGAATCGCAGTCATCGCCGGCGACGGCATCGGCAATGAAGTCATGCCGGAAGGGCTGCGTGTTGTCGAGGCCGCCGCGCGCCGCTTCAATATCGACCTGCAGTTTACGACCATGGCATGGGCGAATTGCGACTATTACCTGGAACATGGCCAGATGATGCCCTCGGACTGGTTTGCCCAACTCAAGGATTTCGACGCCATCTATTTTGGCGCCGTGGGTTGGCCGGACAAGGTGCCTGACCATATCTCGCTGTGGGGTTCGTTACTCAAATTCCGGCGCGAGTTCGACGAATACGTCAACTTGCGTCCCGTGCGGCTGATGCCGGGCGTGCCGTGTCCGCTGGCGAACAAGAAGCCGGGTGATATCGACTTTTATGTGGTGCGTGAAAATACGGAAGGAGAATATTCCTCCGTGGGCGGGCGCATGTTCGAGGGGACAGAGCGCGAAACGGTGCTGCAGGAATCCGTGTTTACGCGCAAGGGCGTCGACCGCATCCTCAAGTATGCATTTGAGCTGGCGCAAAGCCGGCCCAAGAAACACCTGACCTCGGCGACCAAATCGAATGGCATCGCGATCAGCATGCCATTCTGGGATGAGCGGGTCGAAGTGATGGCGCCAGCGTTCCCCGATGTGCAATGGGATAAATACCATATCGACATTCTGGCGGCCCGCTTTGTATTGAGCCCTGAGCGCTTCGACGTAGTGGTGGCGTCGAATCTGTTTGGCGATATCCTGTCTGACCTGGGCCCCGCGTGCACGGGAACGATTGCCATCGCGCCGTCGGCCAATATCAATCCGCAACGCACTTTCCCGTCAGTATTTGAGCCAGTACACGGTTCCGCCCCCGATATCTATGGCCGGAATATCGCCAACCCGATCGGGATGATCTGGTCGGGCGCGATGATGCTCGATTTCCTCGGTAATGGCGATGCCAATTACACGGCCGCACATGACGCGATTTTGGGCGCCATCGAGCAGGTGCTCGAGCATGGTCCGCGTACGCCGGACATGGGCGGGGGCGCCAGTACGACCGAGGTGGGCATGGCGGTTGCCGAATTGCTGAAATAA